Genomic segment of Anaerolineae bacterium:
CTGTCCCTGCCTCGCGCCGAAGCAGACAAACCCAGGAAAATCACGGTTAAATCGGCTTAATTAATCTTGATTAGTCTTGTTCCCAAACTGGGTTTGGGGACAAGATCAGGTATAAACTTTAAATTTATGGAGGTGACATCATGGCTAACGAAAGCAAAGAGTTGCAAACTCTGGAAGCAGAAAAGCAAGAAGTAGCAACCGTGGAAGGCATTGAGCGCACCCGCGCCCGCCGGGCTTACGTGCCCCACGTGGACATCTACGAAACCGACGACGCGATTGTGCTTTTAACCGACATGCCCGGCGTGGACGAAAAATCGCTTGACATCACTCTGGAAAAGAACGTGTTGACCATCAATGGGTATGTTGACACAGAAGCCCCCGACAATTACAGCCTGGCCTACGCCGAATACGAAA
This window contains:
- a CDS encoding Hsp20/alpha crystallin family protein; translation: MANESKELQTLEAEKQEVATVEGIERTRARRAYVPHVDIYETDDAIVLLTDMPGVDEKSLDITLEKNVLTINGYVDTEAPDNYSLAYAEYETGDYQRSFTLSEEIDREKIEATVKDGVLRLHLPKAGPAKTRKITVKAN